TACCGCTGAAATTAAATGACATCGACCTGCTTTGACACTCTCAAGTATTTCATCAGCTGCCTGTTGTTGAAGTTCCGTCAGTTGGCCTGTCCATTGGAGTGGATGCTGTCTTTTTCTAAACGCTTTCTGCCCTTTCCATATTAGCAATTGCGTGCAGCTACTCACTCTGCCCATGCTTAGACAATGTCTACAATACACACATTGTTGCTGACATTTTGAGCAATTAAACATTGTAAAGAACTGCGGCTTGTCATTATAGCAACGATTACATCTCATTTGTGGTGTTGTTTGAATACCTCCTATTATATGAAGATACTTTTTATCAATGGCATGCTGTATATCACGTTTGGCAAAAGGTGAATGTTCCCTTAGCCATATACGACCTTCATGAAAGTCCCGCAACGCAGGAGGCAACAGCCATCCTTTATATTTCATTCTAATTTGCTCCTTTCTTTTTGTGATAATGGTTCTAGCAGGGGGTTCTGCAGGGTTATCGGCGTTTTACTCCGGTTTATCGGCGTTTTAAGCAATTCTATCGGCGATTTCTCGTGTTCTACCGGCGATTCAAGCAATTCTATCGGCGATTCCTCGTGTTTTACCAGCGATTCAAGCAATTCTATCGGCGATTCCTCGTGTTTTACCGGCGATTCAAGCAATTCTATCGGCGATTCCTCGTGTTTTACCGGCGATTCACGCGCTTCTATCTAAGGTTTCAACCAGGTTTACAAGCGATTCGCTCGCGCTATCAGAGATTTCTCGCCTACAATAAATAAAAAAAGTCCCTACAACAAGTTGTAGAGACTTTTTCATTTTATTTTTTTGTCCAGCCTAGTCCCATTGCGCCTTCACCTAAGTGTGTGCCAATAACTGGGCCGAAATAGCTCAATTTAAAGTTTACGTTTGGGTATGTCGCAGCGAGCTGCGCTAACCATTCCTCAGCTTCTTTTTGACAGTTGCCGTGAATGACTACTGCATCCATCTTGTCATACTTGTTTGCATCTTCAGCTAGTAAGTCTTCTGCACGCTTTAGTGCTTTTTTACGTGTGCGAATTTTTTCAAATGGTACGATTACCTTATCTACAAAATGCAAAACAGGCTTTACTTGTAATAAGCCTCCGATTAAAGCTGCTGCTGAAGATAGACGTCCCCCACGTTGTAAGTGCGCTAAGTCATCTACAATGAAGTAAGCACGAATATACTGCTTCATGTCCGCTAATGCTGCTAATATTTCTTGTGCCGAGCAACCTTCTGCCGCCATTTCAGCTGCACGTAGCACGTAAAAGCCTTGAACAGCGCAAGAAATCTCGCTGTCAAATGCGTACACATCAATACCTTCCACCATTTCTCCTGCTTGGACAGCTCCTTGATATGTACCACTTATACCACTCGATAAATGAATGGAAATTACTTCGTCATAATCATTTGCCAACTCTTCAAAGAGAGAAGCAAATTCACCAATCGGTGGCTGTGTTGTTTTAGGGAATTCTTTTGCCCCACGTACTTTATCATAAAACTCAGAAGCAGTAATATCTACTTCCTCTGCGAATAATTCACCTGCGATGTTTACACTTAACGGAATCATACGAATGTTTAAGCGCGCGCGTTCTTCTGGCGTAATGTATGCAGTACTATCTGTTACGATTGCCGTCCTCATTCATGTCCACTCTCCTATGTTCCAAGTTTACCTCAAAAAGAAATGAATGTGAATTGAATTACGACCTAACGTAATTGCATCAGGATTGAATCGCTGTTCAAACGATGACGTCCACTTCACATTCATTTTCTATGTATAGTAAAGGGAAAGATTTCCCCTTATTGATTGCCGGTGCTAGACTTTGTGTCATCGCCAATGTAAAAGACGCTCGTCACTTTCCAAGCTCCATCCTCTTTCACAAACACCGTAACTTGACGCCCGGCACTTTCGTGTTCTACATTGGTCTCAAGTTGGAGTGAGTGCGTTGTCACATTGGCAAATACTTGAGCTTCTTCCTGTTCATACTTCGCAATAGTCACATTTGCAACATCGCGTTTCGTATCGGATTGATCAAATACTTTCTCTGCAAATACTTTATCTTCATCATAATTAAATCCTTTTGGGTTCTTAGATATCGTATTCATATATCGATGGATGTCTTTATCATTGAATGCGGCAATATATTCATCAAACGCCGCTATAATTGCTTTTTCCTCATTAGCTGGTACATTCGTTGCTTTTTCGACTTCTCCACCCATCATTTCAAAGCCTACTGTACCATCTTCAATAACCTTTTCACGCTCTTTTGCAGTTAAATCATCTTCTTTATTGCCACAGGCAGTTAACACTAATAAGGTTAAAACTGCTAGAATACTTTTCTTTAACATCATAAAACCTCCCGCGCAATATTGTAGCATATAAATGCATTAGTAGGAATTTTGTTGCGCATTTTCTACTTTTAGGTGCTTATATCATTCTTAAGACGTCTTTTAATTTAAAATGTTGCACAACAAAAAAACTGCCTTAAAAACTACTTTATCTGTCAAAGTAGCTTTTAAAAACAGCCTTCAATTCTATACTATGCAGTTATCGTACTTCAACCCAACCATTTTTGATGGCTGTTACTACAGCTTGCGTACGGTCGTTTACGTTCATTTTTTGTAAAATGCTTGAAACGTGGTTTTTAACTGTTTTTTCCGAAATAAATAGTGTCTCACCGATTGTACGGTTAGATTGGCCATCTGTTAGTAATTGTAAAACTTCACATTCACGTTTTGTTAGTAAATGGAATGGACGACGAATCTCTGTTTGGTGGAAATTACCTTTGTTTTCATGTTCAGAAAGGCGACGGAATTCTGCTACTAAATTTTTTGTTACTTTTGGATGTAAATATGAGCCGCCATTAGCTACTACTTTAATCGCTTCTACGATTTCGTCAGCATCCATCTCTTTTAGCATATAGCCAAGTGCACCTGATTTTAGTGCATGTGTTACATATGTTTCGTCATCATGGATAGATAGCATAATTACTTTTGCATCTGGATATTCTGCAATTAAATCAGCTGTTGCCTCAACACCATTTTTTCCTGGCATATTGATATCCATTAAAACAACATCTGGTTGATTTTCCGCGTATAAGTTCACGACATCTGTGCCATCGTCACCTTCTGCAATTACATCAAACGTATCTTCAAAATCTAAGATGCGTTTAACTCCTTCTCGGAATAGCTGGTGATCGTCTACAATAATAATCTTCGTCATTAGTCTTTACCCCCTAAAATTCTGCAACACATTTCTTTCTTTAATCTACTTCTAACGGAATTTTAAATAATACCGTGGTGCCACGATTTATCTCACTTTCAATTGAGATTGTACCATTTAATATTTCTATTCTTTCTCGCATTCCTAAAATACCAAAGGAATGATCTTTTACGACTTTCTGGTCGAATCCAACGCCATCATCTTTTACGACAATATTTACCGCATTGTTCAACCATTCAAGTTTTACCCAAATATCCTTACATTTCCCGTGTTTCATAGCATTTGTTACACATTCCTGCACTAATCGGAAAATGGATACCTCATAATTTGATGGAATCCGTTGCTCTGTGCTTCTTGACTGAAAATGGATTTCAACACCAGGATTATATTCGGTCACAGTCGACAAATATTTCTTTAATGTCGGCACAATTCCCAAATCATCTAGTGCCATAGGACGTAAATCATAAATAATACGTCGCACTTCTGATAGCGCATTGCGCACTGTTTTCTTCAAATCAGCAATTTCAGCCAAAGCATATTCAATGCCCTTCTCACGATACGTTCTTTCAATTAAGTCCGTACGCATTAAGACATTGGCCAACATTTGGGCAGGTCCATCATGAATTTCTCTTGATAAACGTTTTCGCTCTTCTTCTTGCGCTGCGATTATTCGTATACCAAAATCTTGTTTCATTTTCGCTTGTTCAAGCGCTAACCCAACATTTTTTAAATCAGAAGTTAAATAATTTAAAATAACATTTACTTGATTGACAATATGATCAGCACGTTCAATTGTATCGAGTAATCCTCTTAGACGTCGCTCTAAATCATCTCTTTTGTCGCGAAGTTGCTTTTCTTGTGTTCTAATGACGGAGAGCTTCAATTGAAAATCATGGGCCGTTTCATATGCATCTCTAACTTGTTCTTCGGTATAATTATCAAAAGCTTTACTCACTAACACAAGTCTTTGCTTAGCAAGTTGCGTGCTTTTTTCTAAAGCATCGCCTTCATCGATGACAGTTGAAATCTGTTTTCGAACAATTTCTAGCTCTTGTTGCATATCTTCAAAGCTTCTACGGCTTTGTTCACTTATAATGAAAATATCGTCTTTAGAGCTCATTATTGTTTCTAACATTCGATTGAATACGTCATCAAGCGACTTTAAATCGAAGGTATCATTTGAAAACATAGTGTACTCCCCAGTCTAATGTCCTTATTACCACATAGTATTTTGAAAGACCAATTTCATAGAATCTAAGTCTAAACCTATTATAGCATCACAATGATAAAAATTAATGCTTTTTCTTTATGAAATTTATAGCATACAACCCTACTTTAAAGGAGAATGACACATATGAGAGATAACTATTTAACTGTAAAAGGCTATGGAGAAAGTGAAATCATAATTTCTAAATCTCGCTTTCTCACTTATATAGAACGCGCTGAAAGCGAAGAGGATGCAATGATGTTTATTGAGCGCATAAAAAAAATGCATCATAATGCGACACATAATTGCTCAGCTTATATAATTGGGGAGCATGATCATATTCAAAAGGCAAATGATGATGGGGAACCTAGTGGCACGGCAGGCGTCCCAATGTTAGAGGTATTAAAAAAACAAGGCTTAAAAGATACGGTCGTTGTCGTCACACGCTACTTTGGTGGCATTAAATTGGGCGGTGGCGGTCTTATTCGTGCGTACGGTAAAGCAACAACAGAGGGATTACTCGCTGCACAAGTTGTCGAACGCAAGCTACACCATCTAATGAAAATTGTAATCGACTACACTTGGCTCGGAAAAGTAGAAAATGAGATTCGTAACTCCGCTTATGCATTAGAGGAAATTCGCTACTTGGAAGGTGTCGAAATCATTGTTTCCGTGTTAAAAGAGGAAGAAAATCAATTTATAAATTGGATTACAGAACTTACAAATGGACAAGCATCCATCTCATTCGAGAGCGCGCAATTTATCGAATTTATTGTGAAATAAATAGTTTTAATTGTCTAATGCTGAAGGTCCATAGTATAATTTTAATATTGAGCTAACTTACTCAGTTACGCCACTGTGCTAATTTGAATAAATTTTAGTTCAATCACGTAATTATTCCCAAAATCAAGAGGAGAATATACCAGACATGAAAAGAACGAATGTAAAAAGGAAAAAGAGGACTTCTAAAGCTTCTTTAATAATAAAAGTAGCATTACTACTTGTTGCTAGTTTCCTAATTTGCGTTACGGCCTACGGAGTCTATATTACAAAGCAAGCCGAACACGCTGCAAACTCAGCACATGAAGAATTAGAAGGTCGCGATGTTTCTACACTAAGAGAAGAAAAAGTAGAACCGGTTCATGATAATGTTTCTATTTTATTTGTAGGTGTTGATGATAGTGAAAATCGTGGGCAAGGTTCTGATCACTCACGTTCAGATGCACTGATTTTAGCTACATTAAACAACAATACAAAAACGATTAAAATGTTAAGTATTCCTCGTGATTCTTACGTTAATATTCCTTCAGTAGGATATAAAGATAAAATCACGCATGCACATGCTTTAGGTGGTACGCTGGCAACAATTGAAACGGTTGAAGGACTGCTAGATATTCCAATCGACTACTATGTGCGCATGAACTTCAATGCATTTATTGATGTTGTCGACGCATTAGGTGGCATTGAAGCTGAAGTACCATATGCTCTACATGAAAAAGATGAATTTGATCGTAATACGATTAATTTAAAACCAGGTTTACAACATTTAAGTGGTAGTCAAGCACTTGCACTAGCACGTACACGTAAACAAGATAATGATATCCAACGTGGTATTCGACAACAAGAAATTTTAACAGCAATTACAAATAAAGTAGCTTCAGTCGGTTCGATTACAAAGTATGACGATGTCATAAAGGCGATTGGCGATAATATGAAAACAAATATGACATTTAGTGAAATGAAATCATTCCTGTCTTATTTAAAACAAGGTAAACCACGCATCGATTCGTTAACTTTAGATGGTAGCGATGATATGTCTACAGGCGTTTACTATTATCAATTAGACCAACAATCAGTTGATGATGTGTCACAAATTCTTAAAAACCATCTTGCTTTAAAATCATCTTCTACTTTAACAAATAATAATACAGATAAAGATAATGCAGCTGGCGACGACAGTTCGACTAACGAGTCAGCACAATAAATCTTTTCAAAACAACCAGTTGCCGGTATTTAACCGGTGACTGGTTGTTTTTTTGTCTGCTCATGGTAGTTCCTTTTATTATTGCCTTTGATAGTCATACGATACAAGGAGTTGATTCCGCGCTTCATGGTACTGATTCCGCGCTTCGGCATCGTTTTTCCGCGTTTCAAGGGATTATTTCCGCGCTTTAGATCCATATTTCCGCGAAGCCAAGCTTTCCGAGATAGCGATACATGGAAAAATCTCCGCAAAAAAAGACTGAAGACAAACTCAAAATCCCTTTGAGTTTGTCTTCAGTCTGAGCAACCACACAGTATGGTTGGTTCTAATGTTATTTATTAAAAATCCGCATGAAATTTAATAGCGGTTTATAGTTTTTACCTGCAAGGCCAATAATCTCAACGAAAATTTCAATGGCGATTAAAATAACCGTAATAAGCAAAATTGCTCCCCATAATTTAGCCATTGAGAAGATAATGGCAGCTAAGCCGAACATCATCGCAATGCCATAAATAATAAGTACTGTTTGACGATGAGTAAAGCCCATATCCAATAATCGATGATGTAAATGCGATTTATCTGGATCTGACCATTTTTTCTTCATACGTAAACGACGAACAATTGCAAAGAATGTATCAGAAATCGGTACACCTAGCATAATAACTGGGATAATTAACGAAATGATTGTAAAGTTTTTATATCCTAATAATGCTAATACAGAAATCATAAATCCTAAAAATAATGCCCCAGTATCACCCATGAAGATTTTTGCTGGATGGAAGTTATAAAATAGGAAACCAATTGTTGCTGCAGCTAAAATTGCTGCAAAGGCTAATACGAACATATCGCCCATTATAAAAGCCATACCTGATAATGTGATTAGTGCAATAGAAGAAACACCTGCAGCTAAACCGTCTAAGCCATCAATTAAGTTAATCGCATTTGTAATACCAACAATCCATAATATAGTAAATGGAATACTTAAGAAACCAAAATCTAATTGCCCACCAAATGGCAAGTTAATAAAGTCAATTTGAATACCGCCTACAAAAATAACGACAAGGGCAGCAACAACTTGGCCAAGCATTTTTGCCTTTGCGGAAATTTCGCGCATATCATCAATGACACCAGTTGCTACAATGATACAAGCTCCGATAATAATCGCTAAACTATTTTCACCTTGTGGCTGTATGAACGCCAACCCTATTAAAAACGCAAGGAAAATCGCAAGACCACCAAGCCTTGGCATTATGCGTGCATGTACTTTTCGATAGTTTGGCGCGTCAACGGCACCAATTCTAAACGCTAAACGTTTAACTAGTGGAGTTAACAAAATGGAAGCAACGAATGCTGCTATTAAAGACACGTAAAGCATGTCTCTCCCCCTCAAAAAAATAATCTACATTTGAATCCAATTTGATTATAGCATGAACAAGCTCTGAAATATACTTTTTCTATTCATTTTCCACCTTTTCACAATTTACATTTTTCTCTATTATTCTACTTGTATTACTTAATGTCAAATGTAGTCATCATTCGTAAAATTTGATAGAATAATGAGGTGTCTAGCATTTAGACAACTTTAAAGGAGCGTAAATTCATGTTCTCAATTTTTAAACGCAACAACGAGCAAACAAGTGCTCGTCAATTAAAACGCTACTATAAAATAGTAGAGCAAATTAATAATTTAGAAGAAAAATATGTCAACAAGTCAGATGCTGAATTAAGAGAAATGACTTTTATTTTCAAGGATCGCTTAGAACAAGGCGAACTAATAACATCAATTATCCCAGACGCATTTGCTGTTGTACGCGAAGCCTCAAAGCGTGTTTTAGGTATGCGTCATTTTGATGTACAACTGATTGGTGGCCTTGTATTAACAGAAGGCAATATTGCTGAAATGCCTACAGGTGAAGGTAAAACACTTGTCGCTTCACTGCCCTCTTATGTACGTGCATTAGAAGGTAAAGGTGTTCATGTCATTACAGTAAACGACTATCTAGCTAAACGTGACTTTGAGCTTGTTGGTCAAATTCACCGTTTCCTAGGTTTAACAGTCGGGTTAAATATTCCGATGATGGAACCAACTGAAAAAAAGCAAGCGTATAACGCAGATATTACGTACGGTGTTGGTACAGAATTTGGTTTCGACTATTTACGTGACAACATGGCACATAGCTTAGCCGATAAAGTGCAACGTGTATATCATTTCGCCATCATCGATGAAGTCGATAGTGTACTTATTGACGAAGCAAAAACACCGTTAATTATTGCTGGTAAAATGCCTGCAAATGATGAATTACACCGCATTGCAGCAATGTTAGCAAAACGTTTTAAAGCTGAAGAAGACTACGATTTCGATGATGAAACAAAGGCTACTTCATTAACAGATAAAGGCATTGAAAAAGTAGAGGCTGCATTCGATGTTGATAATTTATACGATTTAGAACATCAAACGCTTTATCACTATGTGATCCAAGCTGTACGTGCACATGTCATGTTCCAGCGTGATGTTGATTATATCGTTAAAGAAGATAAAATCGAGCTTGTAGACATGTTCACAGGTCGTATTTTAGAAGGTCGTTCTCTTTCTGATGGCTTGCACCAAGCAATCGAAGCAAAAGAAGGCGTAACGATTACCGAAGAAAATAAAGCACAAGCGCAAATTACTATTCAAAACTATTTCCGTATGTATCCGAAGCTTTCTGGGATGACAGGTACAGCGAAAACACAGGAAAAGGAAATTCGTGAAGTGTATGGTATGGAAGTAATTCAAATTCCAACAAACCGTCCACGTCAACGTATTGACCAGCCTGATATGATTTTCAAAACGCAAACAGCCAAATATAAATTCGTTGCTGCTGAAGCAAAGCGACGCCATGCAACAGGACAGCCAGTGTTAATTGGAACAACATCCATTCTACAATCCGAAACGGTTGCAGATCATTTGAAAAAAGAGGGATTAAAGTTCCAATTGTTAAATGCTAAAACGGTTGAACAAGAAGTTGAGCTTATCTCTCAAGCAGGTCAAAAAGGTCGTATTACCGTTGCTACAAATATGGCTGGTCGTGGTACAGATATCGTGCTAGGCGACGATGTCCATGAACTTGGTGGACTTTATGTTATCGGTACCGAGAAGCATGAAAGCCGACGCGTTGATAATCAGCTGCGAGGTCGTTCTGGCCGTCAAGGTGACGTAGGCGAAAGCCGCTTCATTCTCTCTATTGAAGATGATATGTTCCGCCGCTATGCAAAAGAAGAGGTTGAAAAATTCTCTGCAAAAATGGTTGTGGATGAAAATGATGTCATTCAAAACAAAG
The genomic region above belongs to Lysinibacillus sp. FSL W8-0992 and contains:
- a CDS encoding DegV family protein, encoding MRTAIVTDSTAYITPEERARLNIRMIPLSVNIAGELFAEEVDITASEFYDKVRGAKEFPKTTQPPIGEFASLFEELANDYDEVISIHLSSGISGTYQGAVQAGEMVEGIDVYAFDSEISCAVQGFYVLRAAEMAAEGCSAQEILAALADMKQYIRAYFIVDDLAHLQRGGRLSSAAALIGGLLQVKPVLHFVDKVIVPFEKIRTRKKALKRAEDLLAEDANKYDKMDAVVIHGNCQKEAEEWLAQLAATYPNVNFKLSYFGPVIGTHLGEGAMGLGWTKK
- a CDS encoding nuclear transport factor 2 family protein, whose translation is MLKKSILAVLTLLVLTACGNKEDDLTAKEREKVIEDGTVGFEMMGGEVEKATNVPANEEKAIIAAFDEYIAAFNDKDIHRYMNTISKNPKGFNYDEDKVFAEKVFDQSDTKRDVANVTIAKYEQEEAQVFANVTTHSLQLETNVEHESAGRQVTVFVKEDGAWKVTSVFYIGDDTKSSTGNQ
- a CDS encoding response regulator transcription factor translates to MTKIIIVDDHQLFREGVKRILDFEDTFDVIAEGDDGTDVVNLYAENQPDVVLMDINMPGKNGVEATADLIAEYPDAKVIMLSIHDDETYVTHALKSGALGYMLKEMDADEIVEAIKVVANGGSYLHPKVTKNLVAEFRRLSEHENKGNFHQTEIRRPFHLLTKRECEVLQLLTDGQSNRTIGETLFISEKTVKNHVSSILQKMNVNDRTQAVVTAIKNGWVEVR
- a CDS encoding sensor histidine kinase, coding for MFSNDTFDLKSLDDVFNRMLETIMSSKDDIFIISEQSRRSFEDMQQELEIVRKQISTVIDEGDALEKSTQLAKQRLVLVSKAFDNYTEEQVRDAYETAHDFQLKLSVIRTQEKQLRDKRDDLERRLRGLLDTIERADHIVNQVNVILNYLTSDLKNVGLALEQAKMKQDFGIRIIAAQEEERKRLSREIHDGPAQMLANVLMRTDLIERTYREKGIEYALAEIADLKKTVRNALSEVRRIIYDLRPMALDDLGIVPTLKKYLSTVTEYNPGVEIHFQSRSTEQRIPSNYEVSIFRLVQECVTNAMKHGKCKDIWVKLEWLNNAVNIVVKDDGVGFDQKVVKDHSFGILGMRERIEILNGTISIESEINRGTTVLFKIPLEVD
- a CDS encoding YigZ family protein; translation: MRDNYLTVKGYGESEIIISKSRFLTYIERAESEEDAMMFIERIKKMHHNATHNCSAYIIGEHDHIQKANDDGEPSGTAGVPMLEVLKKQGLKDTVVVVTRYFGGIKLGGGGLIRAYGKATTEGLLAAQVVERKLHHLMKIVIDYTWLGKVENEIRNSAYALEEIRYLEGVEIIVSVLKEEENQFINWITELTNGQASISFESAQFIEFIVK
- a CDS encoding LCP family protein, yielding MKRTNVKRKKRTSKASLIIKVALLLVASFLICVTAYGVYITKQAEHAANSAHEELEGRDVSTLREEKVEPVHDNVSILFVGVDDSENRGQGSDHSRSDALILATLNNNTKTIKMLSIPRDSYVNIPSVGYKDKITHAHALGGTLATIETVEGLLDIPIDYYVRMNFNAFIDVVDALGGIEAEVPYALHEKDEFDRNTINLKPGLQHLSGSQALALARTRKQDNDIQRGIRQQEILTAITNKVASVGSITKYDDVIKAIGDNMKTNMTFSEMKSFLSYLKQGKPRIDSLTLDGSDDMSTGVYYYQLDQQSVDDVSQILKNHLALKSSSTLTNNNTDKDNAAGDDSSTNESAQ
- a CDS encoding glycosyltransferase family 4 protein, translating into MLYVSLIAAFVASILLTPLVKRLAFRIGAVDAPNYRKVHARIMPRLGGLAIFLAFLIGLAFIQPQGENSLAIIIGACIIVATGVIDDMREISAKAKMLGQVVAALVVIFVGGIQIDFINLPFGGQLDFGFLSIPFTILWIVGITNAINLIDGLDGLAAGVSSIALITLSGMAFIMGDMFVLAFAAILAAATIGFLFYNFHPAKIFMGDTGALFLGFMISVLALLGYKNFTIISLIIPVIMLGVPISDTFFAIVRRLRMKKKWSDPDKSHLHHRLLDMGFTHRQTVLIIYGIAMMFGLAAIIFSMAKLWGAILLITVILIAIEIFVEIIGLAGKNYKPLLNFMRIFNK
- the secA2 gene encoding accessory Sec system translocase SecA2; protein product: MFSIFKRNNEQTSARQLKRYYKIVEQINNLEEKYVNKSDAELREMTFIFKDRLEQGELITSIIPDAFAVVREASKRVLGMRHFDVQLIGGLVLTEGNIAEMPTGEGKTLVASLPSYVRALEGKGVHVITVNDYLAKRDFELVGQIHRFLGLTVGLNIPMMEPTEKKQAYNADITYGVGTEFGFDYLRDNMAHSLADKVQRVYHFAIIDEVDSVLIDEAKTPLIIAGKMPANDELHRIAAMLAKRFKAEEDYDFDDETKATSLTDKGIEKVEAAFDVDNLYDLEHQTLYHYVIQAVRAHVMFQRDVDYIVKEDKIELVDMFTGRILEGRSLSDGLHQAIEAKEGVTITEENKAQAQITIQNYFRMYPKLSGMTGTAKTQEKEIREVYGMEVIQIPTNRPRQRIDQPDMIFKTQTAKYKFVAAEAKRRHATGQPVLIGTTSILQSETVADHLKKEGLKFQLLNAKTVEQEVELISQAGQKGRITVATNMAGRGTDIVLGDDVHELGGLYVIGTEKHESRRVDNQLRGRSGRQGDVGESRFILSIEDDMFRRYAKEEVEKFSAKMVVDENDVIQNKDVQELINRTQRIVEGSQYGMREYNLKLDDVINDQRTVIYGLRDKILAGEDLMSELKKMLSETVDFAVRDAAPEELPSVEWAYDQMEKSLNSLFITPVTIDREVGKVKQILADIQPSEQELLDHMQKFAENEQVMAVIPQVMLSYIDSGWVKHLEAMAHLKEGIGLRHYQQEDPMRIYQREGLELFGRNFQELRRSIIIEITGFMKMVEGQQEVQ